One genomic segment of Brachionichthys hirsutus isolate HB-005 chromosome 13, CSIRO-AGI_Bhir_v1, whole genome shotgun sequence includes these proteins:
- the zftraf1 gene encoding zinc finger TRAF-type-containing protein 1: MSSLDDRDVGVAAAPGSSSAGLGVGAAAAAVEAVAGVAAMQDEVGMRRDGPEPDTDEPPKKRVKIPEGESGKLEERLYSVLCCTVCLDLPKASVYQCTNGHLMCAGCFIHLLADSRLKEEQATCPNCRCEISKNLCCRNLAVEKAISELPTECTFCQKQFPRSSLERHQKEECQDRVTQCKYKRIGCPWKGPFHELPAHEGECSHPSKTGTELMGILGEMDQNHRRDMQLYNSIFSLLCYEKIGFTEVQFRPYRTDDFITRLYYETPRFTVLNQTWVLKARVNDSERNPNLSCKRTLSFQLILKSKVNSALECSFLLLKGPYDDVRIKPVIHHHAFSNDANETDYVPLPISDSVECNKLLAAKNINLRLFIFQVQK, translated from the exons ATGTCTTCGCTGGACGACAGAGACGTAGGCGTTGCGGCCGCCCCTGGCTCCTCCTCGGCCGGCCTGGGGGTAGgggccgcggcggcggcggtggaggCTGTCGCCGGGGTCGCGGCCATGCAGGACGAGGTCGGGATGCGACGAGACGGGCCCGAGCCTGACACAGACGAGCCACCCAAGAAGAGGGTGAAAATTCCCGAGGGAGAGTCAGGAAAGCTGGAGGAGAGACTGTACTCGGTGCTGTGCTGCACCGTGTGCCTAGACTTGCCCAAGGCCTCTGTATAccag TGCACCAACGGACACCTGATGTGTGCAGGTTGCTTTATCCACCTCCTGGCAGATTCACGTCTCAAAGAGGAACAGGCCACGTGTCCCAACTGCAG GTGCGAGATCAGCAAGAACCTCTGCTGCAGGAACCTCGCGGTGGAGAAGGCCATCAGTGAGCTCCCGACAGAATGCACCTTCTGCCAAAAGCAGTTCCCTCGCTCCAGCTTGGAGAGACACCAGAAGGAGGAGTGCCAAGACAG GGTGACTCAGTGTAAATACAAGCGGATCGGCTGTCCTTGGAAAGGCCCGTTCCACGAGCTGCCGGCGCACGAGGGCGAGTGCTCCCACCCCTCCAAGACTGGGACGGAGCTGATGGGAATCCTGGGGGAGATGGACCAGAACCACCGCAGGGACATGCAGCTCTATAATAGCATCTTCAGTCTCCTCTGCTATGAGAAGATCGGCTTTACAG AGGTGCAGTTCAGGCCTTACCGCACCGACGACTTCATCACTCGCCTGTACTACGAGACGCCGCGCTTCACCGTCCTCAACCAGACGTGGGTGCTGAAGGCCCGCGTCAACGACTCCGAACGCAACCCCAACCTGTCCTGCAAACGCACGCTGTCCTTCCAGCTCATCCTCAAAAGCAAG GTGAACTCTGCGCTGGAGTGCTCCTTCTTACTCCTGAAGGGTCCGTACGATGACGTCCGGATCAAGCCGGTCATCCACCACCACGCCTTCAGCAACGACGCCAACGAGACCGACTACGTCCCTCTGCCCATCTCCGATTCGGTGGAGTGCAACAAACTGCTGGCCGCTAAAAACATCAACCTGCGTCTGTTCATCTTCCAAGTCCAAAAATGA
- the dclk3 gene encoding serine/threonine-protein kinase DCLK3, giving the protein MTPSQRSRHGSEAAPKWRNAAPPAPSLRHSGGASQPWPILPHPKGKELRFHLPAPPLLPHVRLFHTRHAEESAERPHLVTVVQPCSELRKVTVLLNRRGVVSYEQLLMDISEALGFPRWHRARVTRLYTTHAREVKGVCDFFRGEVAFLALGRARPELGGVREALEELFPQHSQYRAEALQAWEKKLRPAPDKAAKADSGYSDGTDSSETHGGRETHQDTSTHVDHSNTRPNKLQANRTHTHTHTHQPENKEANAHQKSSSRKPAHLPNHLQRLNVRGGVRERQPSVIGLFKQEECLREVGVTSPTFCENCLARRGKHRGPGLMHQLSGKPPLPPISRKQTGSSPTGQVGISPPSPPPSSRKEEQSSPQLKPSHLHPNASQEHEGLQQRTTFDLPSGGSDVTEADIERCYEFGRVVGDGNFAVVRECRRRSNGQTLAVKIIERSKLIGREHMMQNELSLLGSLCHPRIVRLFAHHHTQTHSYLAMELVRGGDLFETISERGTFPEAEAGPMVSDVSEALNYIHCKSIVHRDLKPENLLIEHVAAGICRLKLGDFGLAMVVTEPVFTICGTPTYVAPEILCETGYGVAVDVWALGVILFVLLCGFPPFRSRDRDQEELFQLIKQGQIHFLPPYWDPVSEEARGLVKALLQPDPTARLTAEQTLLHPWVKAMTSVGQQRALADKGPRNTANAGQEPNRFQRLPQINAAHKWAHAIPADTGVAGETAHKDLSKQDEKQTVTSTRRAQEEDRSAQQHSERSTSQQLSVDLEAAPPQQKAECTITDPGSPSKEPSGLEEQDPGTLLAKKTVIPAAKAK; this is encoded by the exons ATGACACCCTCACAGAGAAGCAGGCACGGAAGCGAAGCGGCGCCAAAATGGAGAAACGCAG ctcctcctgcccCGTCGCTGAGGCATTCTGGTGGGGCATCCCAGCCGTGGCCCATTCTCCCCCATCCCAAAGGAAAGGAGCTCAGGTTCCACttaccagctcctcctcttcttcctcacgtCCGCCTCTTCCACACCCGGCATGCAGAGGAGAGCGCGGAGAGGCCCCACCTGGTCACCGTCGTGCAGCCCTGCAGCGAACTGCGCAAG GTGACCGTTCTGTTGAACCGGAGGGGTGTGGTGTCCTACGAGCAACTGCTGATGGACATCTCTGAGGCGTTGGGCTTTCCTCGCTGGCACAGAGCCAGGGTGACCCGTCTCTACACGACCCACGCGCGAGAG GTGAAGGGAGTATGTGATTTCTTCCGAGGCGAGGTGGCTTTCCTGGCCCTGGGGAGGGCTCGTCCGGAGCTGGGTGGCGTGCGGGAGGCGCTGGAGGAACTGTTTCCACAGCACTCACAATATCGGGCTGAAGCACTGCAGGCCTGGGAGAAAAAACTTCGTCCAGCGCCGGACAAAGCCGCCAAGGCCGACAGCGGATACAGCGATGGGACAGACAGCAGCGAGACACACGGCGGCCGAGAAACACACCAGGATACAAGTACACATGTAGATCATAGTAATACACGCCCAAATAAGCTGCAAGCTAaccgcacgcacacgcacacgcacacgcaccagCCTGAAAATAAGGAAGCTAATGCCCATCAAAAGAGTTCGTCCAGGAAGCCTGCTCACCTGCCAAACCACCTGCAGAGACTGAATGTGAGGGGCGGAGTCAGAGAGCGGCAGCCGTCTGTCATTGGTCTATTTAAACAAGAGGAATGTCTCAGGGAAGTGGGCGTAACCTCGCCGACATTCTGTGAAAACTGCTTAGCAAGAAGAGGTAAACATCGGGGTCCGGGACTAATGCACCAACTGTCAGGAAAGCCCCCGCTTCCTCCCATTTCAaggaagcagacaggaagttccCCCACAGGACAGGTCGGAATCAGCCCCCCAtcgcctccgccaagcagcagAAAAGAGGAGCAGAGTAGCCCCCAGTTAAAACCTTCACACCTACATCCAAATGCGAGTCAAGAGCACGAGGGCCTACAGCAAAggacgacctttgaccttccctCTGGCGGCAGCGATGTCACGGAGGCAGACATCGAGCGTTGCTATGAATTCGGACGTGTGGTTGGAGACGGCAACTTCGCGGTGGTGCGGGAGTGCCGCCGTCGAAGCAACGGACAAACCCTCGCCGTGAAGATTATCGAACGCTCGAAGCTGATTGGTCGGGAGCACATGATGCAGAATGAGCTGAGCCTCCTGGGTAGCCTCTGTCACCCCCGTATAGTGCGGCTGTTTgcccaccaccacacacaaacGCACTCCTACCTGGCGATGGAGCTGGTGAGGGGAGGGGATCTGTTTGAGACCATCAGCGAGAGGGGGACATTTCCAGAGGCGGAAGCGGGGCCGATGGTGTCGGACGTGAGCGAAGCGCTGAATTACATTCACTGCAAAAGCATCGTCCACCGGGACCTAAAGCCAGAAAACCTACTG ATAGAACATGTCGCTGCTGGCATCTGCAGGCTGAAACTGGGAGACTTTGGCCTCGCCATGGTTGTGACGGAACCAGTCTTCACTATATGTGGCACGCCCACCTACGTAGCCCCAGAGATTCTTTGTGAGACAG GTTATGGTGTCGCTGTGGACGTGTGGGCTCTGGGCGTCATTCTTTTTGTCCTCCTGTGTGGATTCCCTCCCTTTCGCAGTCGAGATCGGGACCAGGAGGAGCTGTTCCAGTTAATAAAGCAGGGTCAAATTCACTTCCTGCCCCCCTACTGGGACCCCGTTTCAGAAG aagCCAGAGGCCTTGTCAAAGCTCTGCTTCAGCCCGATCCTACGGCGAGGCTGACCGCAGAGCAGACCTTGCTGCATCCCTGGGTGAAGGCTATGACTTCTGtcggccagcagagggcgctcgCAGACAAAGGTCCGAGGAACACAGCGAACGCCGGACAAGAACCAAACAGATTCCAGAGACTGCCCCAGATCAATGCAGCCCATAAATGGGCACACGCGATACCGGCCGACACCGGTGTCGCGGGCGAAACCGCCCATAAAGACCTCAGCAAACAGGACGAGAAGCAAACAGTCACGAGCACAAGACGAGCGCAAGAGGAGGATAGATCAGCGCAGCAACATTCAGAACGCAGCACATCCCAGCAGCTCAGTGTGGATTTGGAGGCAGCGCCTCCTCAGCAGAAAGCAGAATGCACCATTACAGACCCGGGCTCTCCCAGTAAAGAGCCCAGCGGGCTGGAAGAACAGGATCCAGGTACCCTGTTGGCAAAAAAAACCGTAATCCCGGCAGCCAAAGCAAAGTGA